The Pseudanabaena galeata CCNP1313 genome includes a region encoding these proteins:
- a CDS encoding AAA family ATPase — translation MEKQLKVQQLVDNLAKAIVGKDEAIQLVLVALFSGGHALLEDVPGVGKTLLAKSLAASISGKFQRVQCTPDLLPTDITGTNIWNPQKGEFQFLPGPVFANVLLADEINRATPRTQSALLEVMEESQVTVDGISRKVPSPFFAIATQNPIEYQGTFPLPEAQLDRFALSFSIGYPNEAEELEMLKRMQSGKIGSAQLEACITPEEVLEIRQLCTQLPVSDATSEYIVNIVRATRNDEEITLGVSPRGTTALLRSVQTYAFIQQMLDRDRKSNYVLPDDVKFLAPFVLGHRIMAAGRRSPQKIIQRLLDVVPVP, via the coding sequence ATGGAAAAGCAACTTAAAGTACAACAGTTAGTTGATAATCTGGCGAAAGCGATCGTTGGCAAAGATGAAGCCATTCAACTGGTCTTAGTAGCACTATTTTCAGGTGGTCACGCTTTACTTGAAGATGTGCCGGGGGTGGGCAAGACTCTACTCGCCAAATCTCTAGCTGCCTCTATTTCTGGTAAATTTCAGCGTGTGCAATGCACCCCTGATCTACTACCCACCGACATTACAGGTACAAATATTTGGAATCCTCAAAAAGGTGAATTTCAGTTTTTGCCAGGTCCAGTATTTGCGAATGTGTTGCTTGCTGATGAGATCAATCGAGCGACACCACGCACCCAGTCAGCCTTGCTCGAAGTAATGGAAGAGAGCCAAGTCACCGTTGATGGCATATCACGGAAAGTCCCCTCACCATTTTTTGCGATCGCCACTCAAAACCCCATCGAGTATCAAGGGACTTTCCCTTTACCTGAAGCCCAACTTGATCGCTTTGCCTTATCCTTTAGTATTGGCTATCCCAATGAAGCGGAAGAGCTAGAAATGCTGAAACGGATGCAATCTGGAAAAATTGGCTCGGCTCAATTAGAAGCATGTATCACCCCTGAAGAAGTACTAGAAATTCGGCAACTCTGCACTCAATTACCCGTCAGTGATGCGACTAGCGAATACATAGTGAATATTGTTAGGGCAACTCGTAATGATGAGGAAATTACCCTTGGCGTGAGTCCTAGAGGTACGACAGCCCTATTGAGATCAGTTCAGACCTATGCCTTTATTCAACAAATGCTAGATCGCGATCGCAAGTCTAATTATGTGCTGCCTGATGATGTGAAGTTCCTAGCCCCATTTGTTTTAGGACATCGGATCATGGCGGCAGGCAGACGATCTCCACAGAAGATCATTCAGCGTTTGCTAGATGTCGTGCCTGTTCCTTAG
- a CDS encoding pyridoxal-phosphate-dependent aminotransferase family protein has product MEDKLMLMIPGPTPVPEQALLALAKAPIGHRSGDFSKVMADVTAKLKWLHQTTNDVLILTVSGTGAMEAGIINFLSKGDRVLVGDNGKFGERWVEVCQAYGVNAEVIKAEWGKALDPEDFRAKLEADTNKEIKAVIITHSETSTGVLNDLVAINRHVKAHEKALIIVDAVTSLGAMNVPIDELGLDVVGSGSQKGYMIPPGLGFVAVSPKAWEAYKTANLPRFYLDLGKARKDAAKNSTPFTTSVNMVMALQASLEMMQREGLENIFARHLRHREATRAAVKALNLGLLAPDDAASASITSVVPPEGLDAEKIRATIKKKFDIVMAGGQDHLNGKIFRIGHLGFVGDRDILTAIAALEASISALGYSNFTYGAGVKAAIEVLNG; this is encoded by the coding sequence ATGGAAGATAAGTTGATGTTAATGATTCCAGGTCCAACACCTGTGCCTGAACAGGCTCTGTTGGCTCTGGCAAAAGCTCCCATCGGACACCGAAGCGGCGATTTTAGCAAGGTCATGGCAGATGTGACCGCTAAGCTCAAGTGGCTACACCAAACAACTAATGATGTATTAATTCTCACCGTAAGCGGTACGGGTGCGATGGAGGCAGGCATCATTAATTTCCTCAGCAAAGGCGATCGCGTCCTTGTTGGTGATAATGGCAAGTTTGGCGAACGCTGGGTCGAAGTCTGTCAAGCCTATGGTGTCAATGCTGAAGTAATCAAAGCAGAATGGGGCAAGGCACTTGACCCCGAAGATTTCCGAGCCAAGTTAGAGGCTGATACCAATAAGGAAATCAAAGCTGTAATCATCACCCATAGCGAAACCTCGACGGGAGTTCTTAACGATTTAGTTGCAATTAATCGCCATGTCAAAGCCCATGAAAAGGCTCTGATTATCGTTGATGCAGTTACCAGCTTGGGAGCAATGAATGTTCCCATCGACGAATTAGGCTTAGATGTAGTCGGTTCTGGTTCTCAAAAAGGCTACATGATCCCCCCCGGATTGGGATTTGTGGCAGTTAGCCCTAAGGCATGGGAAGCTTATAAAACAGCGAATCTACCTAGGTTCTATCTCGATTTGGGCAAGGCTCGTAAAGATGCTGCAAAAAATTCCACTCCTTTCACTACTTCTGTGAATATGGTGATGGCGTTGCAAGCTTCACTAGAAATGATGCAACGTGAAGGTTTAGAAAATATCTTTGCGCGTCACTTGCGCCACCGTGAAGCTACTCGCGCCGCAGTCAAGGCTCTTAATCTGGGTTTATTGGCTCCTGATGATGCGGCGAGTGCTTCGATTACCTCAGTAGTTCCACCCGAAGGCTTGGACGCAGAAAAGATTCGCGCCACAATTAAGAAGAAATTCGATATTGTCATGGCTGGTGGTCAAGATCACCTCAATGGCAAGATCTTCCGCATTGGTCATCTCGGCTTTGTCGGCGATCGCGATATTCTCACAGCGATCGCTGCACTCGAAGCATCCATTTCGGCTCTTGGCTACAGTAATTTCACTTACGGTGCTGGTGTAAAAGCTGCGATCGAAGTCCTGAACGGCTAA
- a CDS encoding type IV pilin-like G/H family protein → MKPQIAQKAAVAKLFAKVITTPCIAMGLLIGCNDTGSLIKESNSQKLGGTWEFKKQNGVKTGTAIFETQNDVDGNVYILSEDLPLGKTAIAGTFKVNSSKTPQQIDLTFGDLTTQTIYEINSDGQLKIANSVPNQPRPTSLDSQPQQLTKISDSTTIPSDIKILRSQDLIATSALIREAESKSSIRAIMRSQQQVFQAQGQFTSDINQLKSGLSLNSEFYSYKVTILGNLAQHSAVPLKDGLKAYTGIVYAIASDDANQKVTKLLLCESNIPTKQIPTKPQNQDKGYKCPSAYTSINP, encoded by the coding sequence ATGAAACCTCAAATCGCCCAAAAAGCTGCCGTAGCTAAGTTATTCGCCAAAGTGATTACCACTCCATGCATTGCGATGGGATTGTTGATAGGTTGTAATGATACAGGGTCTCTCATTAAGGAATCAAATAGCCAAAAACTAGGGGGGACTTGGGAATTTAAAAAACAAAATGGAGTTAAAACTGGTACAGCAATTTTTGAGACTCAAAATGATGTTGATGGCAATGTTTACATTCTGTCTGAAGATTTGCCATTAGGTAAGACTGCGATCGCAGGTACTTTTAAAGTCAACTCCAGTAAAACTCCCCAACAAATTGATCTTACTTTTGGCGATCTTACTACCCAAACTATCTATGAAATCAATAGTGATGGGCAGTTAAAAATAGCCAATTCTGTTCCCAATCAGCCTCGCCCCACATCACTAGATTCCCAGCCTCAACAGCTAACCAAAATTTCGGATAGTACAACTATTCCTAGTGACATCAAAATCTTGCGATCGCAAGATCTGATAGCAACTTCAGCCTTAATTCGAGAAGCAGAGAGCAAGTCGTCCATTCGCGCCATCATGCGATCGCAACAGCAAGTATTCCAAGCGCAAGGACAATTCACGTCTGATATCAATCAATTAAAATCGGGATTATCGCTGAATTCAGAATTCTATAGCTACAAAGTTACTATCTTGGGAAATCTGGCGCAGCATAGCGCGGTTCCTTTAAAGGATGGATTGAAAGCTTATACGGGGATTGTCTATGCGATCGCTAGTGATGATGCTAATCAAAAAGTCACAAAGTTACTTCTGTGTGAAAGCAATATTCCCACTAAACAAATCCCAACTAAACCTCAAAATCAAGATAAAGGATATAAATGCCCAAGTGCTTATACTTCAATCAATCCATAA
- a CDS encoding deoxycytidylate deaminase, with product MPELIESELIENAAFQQRPTWDEYFMLLTKLAAMRSTCLAFPVGAVIVKDRQVLATGYNGSPSGSVHCTTQGFCYPEMSNCTVNKDFPSRAVHAEANAIAQAAKHGISTDGASIYVTLEPCISCLKLVVSAGIREVFYETTFNKGNNAALCQSFVDEGLVTLKQIHISTSVLQRANLFLNSPTSELRLFS from the coding sequence ATGCCCGAATTGATCGAATCCGAATTGATCGAAAATGCTGCATTTCAGCAACGCCCCACATGGGACGAGTATTTTATGCTGTTGACTAAACTTGCTGCTATGCGATCGACCTGTCTAGCTTTCCCAGTGGGTGCAGTAATTGTCAAAGATAGACAGGTACTTGCTACAGGCTACAATGGCTCACCATCAGGCTCAGTCCATTGCACGACGCAAGGTTTTTGCTATCCAGAGATGAGTAACTGTACCGTGAACAAAGACTTTCCCTCAAGGGCGGTTCATGCCGAAGCCAATGCGATCGCCCAAGCCGCAAAACATGGGATCTCTACCGATGGCGCAAGTATTTATGTCACGTTAGAACCCTGTATTTCTTGTTTAAAGCTAGTGGTGTCGGCAGGTATTCGTGAAGTTTTTTATGAGACGACTTTTAATAAAGGCAATAATGCTGCTCTATGCCAATCCTTTGTGGACGAGGGCTTGGTGACGCTTAAGCAAATTCACATCTCAACATCTGTTCTACAAAGAGCTAATTTATTTCTCAATTCCCCCACTTCTGAACTGCGTTTGTTTTCTTAA
- a CDS encoding amino acid ABC transporter permease, with product MTQTSVTPPLLASQSPLAWAKKNLFSSWLNSLLTVFGIWLLYQFVSNVWFWATTQAQWSVVSSNLRLFLVGLYPVEEFWRLWSILAITGSLAGISWGLWGRFSRFVAISIGALAIALAILLPVDGISKILTLAISGAIAIGFLIGQQGKRFTQSSLILAIAWFATLPISLWLIGGNLGLTAVDVNVWNGLVLTLIVAISGIVFSFPLGVLLALGRQSTLPLIKWFCVFYIEIVRGLPLIGILFMAQVMLPLFLPAGLEIDRVLRAIAAFVFFSAAYLAENVRGGLQSIPKGQAEAARALGLNIPLTIALIVLPQALKASIPAIVGQFIGLFKDTSLVAIVGLVDLMGVSRTVLSQPEFIGRYAEVYLFVALIYWMFCFSLSQASQKLEKKLQN from the coding sequence ATGACGCAAACTTCGGTCACGCCACCACTCTTAGCATCACAAAGCCCCCTAGCATGGGCAAAAAAAAATCTATTTAGCAGTTGGCTTAATAGTTTACTTACAGTTTTTGGTATCTGGTTGTTATATCAGTTTGTAAGCAATGTCTGGTTTTGGGCTACTACTCAAGCTCAGTGGTCGGTAGTCAGTAGTAATTTGCGGTTGTTTTTAGTGGGGCTTTATCCTGTTGAAGAGTTTTGGCGGTTGTGGAGCATCTTAGCGATCACAGGCAGTTTGGCAGGCATCTCATGGGGGCTATGGGGCAGATTTAGTCGGTTTGTGGCAATCTCTATCGGTGCGCTGGCGATCGCCCTTGCAATTTTGCTACCCGTTGATGGCATCTCCAAAATTTTGACTTTAGCAATTAGTGGCGCGATCGCCATTGGGTTTCTGATTGGTCAGCAAGGCAAAAGGTTTACCCAAAGCTCTTTGATTTTAGCGATCGCATGGTTTGCAACTTTACCCATTTCTCTATGGCTAATTGGTGGCAATCTGGGACTCACAGCCGTGGATGTGAATGTTTGGAATGGGCTAGTTTTAACCTTGATCGTGGCGATCTCAGGTATTGTATTTTCTTTCCCCTTGGGAGTTTTGCTAGCTTTAGGAAGACAGAGTACATTGCCCTTAATTAAATGGTTCTGTGTCTTCTATATTGAAATAGTGCGCGGATTGCCATTAATTGGCATTCTGTTTATGGCGCAAGTGATGCTGCCCTTATTTTTACCAGCAGGTTTAGAGATAGATCGCGTTTTGAGAGCGATCGCCGCTTTTGTATTTTTCAGTGCCGCCTATCTTGCGGAAAATGTGCGTGGGGGCTTGCAGTCAATTCCTAAAGGGCAAGCGGAAGCCGCTAGAGCCTTGGGATTAAATATTCCCTTGACAATCGCTTTAATTGTTTTACCTCAAGCGCTCAAAGCTTCGATACCTGCGATTGTTGGTCAATTCATCGGATTATTTAAAGATACGTCCCTAGTAGCGATCGTGGGGCTAGTCGATTTGATGGGTGTGTCCCGCACTGTCTTATCACAGCCAGAATTTATTGGTCGCTATGCCGAAGTTTATCTATTTGTAGCTCTAATCTATTGGATGTTCTGCTTCTCCCTATCTCAAGCTAGTCAGAAATTAGAGAAAAAGCTGCAAAACTGA
- the tkt gene encoding transketolase: MVAAPSKPQTLETLCINSIRFLSIDAVEKAKSGHPGLPMGAAPMAFVLFDQFLKFNPKNPKWVDRDRFVLSAGHGCMLQYSLLHLTGYDSVSIEDIKNFRQLGSPTPGHPENFETAGVEVTTGPLGQGVGNAVGLAIAEAHLAARFNKPGHNIVDHYTYVILGDGCNMEGIASEAASLGGHLKLGKLIMMYDSNSISIDGSTDLAFTEDVAMRYEAYGWHVVKVADGNEDLDAIAKALAEAKSVTDKPSLLVVTTTIGYGSPKKAGTSGVHGAALGGDEVAATRANLGWTHEPFDIPADAYTRFHQAIDKGATAEAEWNERFAAYEKAYPAEAAEFNRIMAGKLPEGWEKALEPVAQKETSTRLLSEACLNALSPVLPEFLGGSADLAHSNMTYVKGLADFQHGSYEGRNFRFGVREHAMGAIMNGMFLHGGTIPYGATFLVFADYMRGAMRLSALSEIGVLYILTHDSVMLGEDGPTHQPVETIASLRVIPNSLTIRPADANETVAAYQVAIANRKRPSFLAFTRQNVKNLAGTSIEGAKKGAYTVVDAANPELIIIATGSELELATKAAAILAGEGKAVRVVSMPCQELFNEQSDEYKESVLPASVKKRVSVEAGSTFGWHKYVGFEGAAIGMDSFGVSAPGPIGYAKFGFTVDNVVATARKVLG, from the coding sequence ATGGTCGCTGCACCCTCGAAACCTCAAACTCTTGAGACACTCTGCATTAACTCCATCCGCTTTTTATCGATCGATGCGGTCGAAAAGGCAAAATCTGGTCACCCCGGTCTGCCGATGGGCGCAGCACCAATGGCTTTTGTGCTGTTCGATCAGTTTTTAAAGTTTAATCCTAAAAATCCTAAGTGGGTCGATCGCGATCGCTTTGTCCTCTCCGCAGGACATGGCTGTATGTTGCAATACTCATTGCTACACCTGACTGGCTATGACAGCGTTAGCATCGAAGACATCAAAAATTTCCGTCAATTGGGTAGCCCCACCCCCGGACACCCTGAAAACTTTGAAACCGCAGGTGTAGAAGTCACCACAGGGCCTCTTGGTCAAGGTGTTGGTAATGCCGTTGGTTTAGCGATCGCTGAAGCACATTTGGCGGCGCGTTTTAACAAACCCGGTCACAATATCGTTGATCACTATACCTATGTGATCCTTGGTGATGGTTGCAACATGGAAGGTATTGCTTCTGAAGCTGCTTCCTTGGGTGGTCACTTGAAGCTCGGCAAGCTGATCATGATGTATGACAGCAACAGCATTTCCATCGACGGCAGCACCGACTTAGCCTTTACTGAAGATGTGGCTATGCGTTATGAAGCTTACGGTTGGCACGTTGTCAAGGTTGCTGATGGCAACGAAGATCTTGATGCGATCGCAAAAGCACTTGCTGAAGCAAAATCCGTCACCGACAAGCCTAGCTTGCTCGTAGTCACCACCACCATCGGTTACGGCTCTCCTAAGAAAGCTGGTACATCTGGCGTTCACGGTGCAGCTCTCGGTGGCGATGAAGTTGCCGCAACTCGCGCTAACCTTGGTTGGACACATGAACCTTTTGATATTCCTGCGGATGCTTATACTCGCTTCCATCAGGCGATCGACAAGGGCGCAACTGCTGAAGCTGAATGGAATGAGCGCTTTGCTGCTTACGAAAAAGCATATCCTGCGGAAGCTGCGGAATTTAATCGGATCATGGCTGGCAAACTTCCTGAAGGTTGGGAAAAAGCCCTTGAGCCTGTTGCTCAAAAGGAAACTTCTACCCGTCTTCTTTCAGAAGCTTGCTTGAATGCTCTGTCTCCTGTACTTCCTGAATTCTTGGGCGGTTCGGCTGACTTGGCTCACTCTAACATGACCTATGTTAAGGGGCTTGCCGACTTCCAACATGGCTCTTACGAAGGTCGCAACTTCCGCTTTGGTGTGCGCGAACATGCCATGGGCGCAATCATGAATGGAATGTTCCTCCACGGCGGCACAATTCCTTACGGTGCAACTTTCCTCGTATTCGCTGACTATATGCGTGGCGCAATGCGTCTCTCGGCATTGTCAGAGATTGGTGTACTGTACATCCTCACCCATGACTCCGTAATGCTCGGTGAAGATGGACCTACTCATCAACCAGTAGAAACCATCGCTTCTTTGCGTGTAATTCCTAACTCCTTGACCATTCGTCCTGCGGATGCCAACGAAACCGTTGCCGCTTATCAAGTTGCGATCGCTAACCGTAAGCGTCCTAGTTTCCTAGCCTTCACTCGTCAGAACGTGAAGAATCTCGCTGGTACTTCCATCGAAGGCGCGAAGAAGGGTGCTTACACTGTTGTTGATGCAGCAAATCCTGAATTGATCATCATCGCGACAGGTTCTGAACTTGAGTTGGCAACTAAGGCAGCCGCTATCCTCGCGGGCGAAGGTAAGGCAGTGCGCGTAGTTTCTATGCCTTGTCAAGAACTCTTCAATGAGCAATCTGATGAGTACAAAGAATCCGTACTTCCTGCATCCGTCAAGAAGCGCGTCAGTGTTGAAGCTGGTAGCACCTTTGGCTGGCACAAGTATGTCGGTTTTGAAGGCGCAGCGATCGGTATGGATAGCTTTGGTGTTTCGGCTCCAGGTCCAATTGGTTATGCCAAGTTTGGCTTCACCGTTGATAACGTTGTAGCAACTGCTCGCAAAGTTCTCGGTTAA
- a CDS encoding DUF29 domain-containing protein gives MTQTIAKKISLYDQDLNLWLETVIVQLKSGNLENLDIENLVEELEGLAGRDRRELRRRLSTLLEHLLKRCYVRSEYDYAGWEITIDRTRFEIIGILSQSPSLKSYVNSDELFEEAFALALRTVRKNQGYKNIDFPDKWQFSHDIDDILNVDFWVIL, from the coding sequence ATGACTCAAACAATTGCAAAAAAAATATCACTTTATGACCAAGATCTAAATCTGTGGTTAGAAACGGTGATCGTGCAATTAAAGAGTGGTAATTTAGAAAACCTCGATATTGAAAATCTGGTAGAGGAGTTGGAAGGCTTGGCAGGTAGAGATCGGCGCGAGTTAAGAAGAAGGCTATCAACTCTTCTAGAACATTTACTCAAGCGTTGCTATGTTAGAAGCGAGTATGACTATGCAGGATGGGAAATCACTATTGATCGCACTCGATTTGAAATAATCGGTATTTTGAGTCAGTCGCCTAGCCTGAAAAGCTATGTAAATAGTGATGAATTATTTGAAGAAGCTTTTGCTCTTGCTTTGCGTACTGTAAGAAAAAATCAAGGGTACAAAAATATTGATTTCCCAGATAAGTGGCAATTTAGTCACGATATTGATGACATCTTAAATGTTGATTTTTGGGTGATTTTATAA